One window from the genome of Oryza glaberrima chromosome 3, OglaRS2, whole genome shotgun sequence encodes:
- the LOC127767602 gene encoding uncharacterized protein LOC127767602 encodes MPQQPLAPPWCLLLGGRLRHGIDDGDYAKKRSLLPLDINLKSTQSWGFPSFDAESSIGCMKLQALVTNPPDFSSLVLKTEKGLFPAIHAVDKNLIVFFSRLPNEIDGIYIIYDTISKALSVLPSEPPRFEFDMTLATRPLIVRRYAKDDPYALVLMGKKPLVAGVHKPVVKGEDLVTWQNVLAIWRPSSSSSPSSSSSPSPSPSPSPWDLTKTANLPGDWLESGGATTFLADVTFSFQGHAFWADLLCGVLFCRSSDLFSHSVTCVNVGFTDLPTCCQAEADVRFTGTLAGPEAYRTMGCSRGSIKFVSIDFQLFHGNRRVTVWRLHFSSKTWVKQYMVTQKHLWKQPEFTGANPNLPRDMTLMHPIINTVEEDVICLMLGKYKLGSTGIIIPYKAPAPWNVYEL; translated from the coding sequence ATGCCCCAACAGCCTTTGGCTCCTCCTTGGTGCCTGCTGCTCGGCGGACGACTGCGCCATGGCATCGACGACGGGGACTACGCAAAGAAGCGATCGCTGCTGCCCCTCGACATCAACTTGAAGAGCACGCAGTCGTGGGGATTCCCTAGTTTCGACGCCGAATCGTCGATTGGGTGCATGAAGCTGCAAGCTCTTGTTACCAACCCCCCAGATTTTTCCTCACTGGTCCTGAAAACAGAGAAGGGATTGTTCCCTGCCATCCATGCCGTGGACAAGAACTTGATCGTGTTCTTCTCCCGCTTGCCCAATGAAATTGATGGCATCTACATCATCTACGACACCATCAGCAAGGCGCTCTCCGTGCTCCCCTCCGAGCCTCCCCGCTTCGAGTTCGACATGACCCTTGCTACCCGACCACTCATCGTCCGCCGCTACGCCAAGGATGATCCGTACGCGTTGGTCCTCATGGGCAAAAAGCCGTTGGTCGCCGGAGTACACAAGCCGGTGGTCAAGGGAGAAGACCTCGTCACCTGGCAAAACGTCCTCGCTATCTGGCGGCCTTCGTCCTCGTCTTcgccctcgtcctcgtcctcgccctcgccctcgccctcgccctcgccgtggGATCTGACCAAGACGGCCAATCTCCCCGGCGACTGGCTGGAGAGCGGGGGAGCAACCACCTTCCTGGCCGACGTGACCTTCTCGTTTCAAGGCCACGCTTTCTGGGCGGATCTCCTGTGCGGCGTCCTATTCTGCAGAAGCAGCGACCTCTTCTCACACAGCGTCACTTGTGTAAACGTGGGCTTCACTGACCTGCCGACGTGCTGTCAGGCTGAAGCTGACGTCCGGTTCACCGGGACGCTGGCAGGGCCTGAAGCTTACCGGACCATGGGCTGCTCCAGGGGATCCATCAAGTTTGTTTCCATCGACTTCCAGCTATTTCATGGCAATCGGAGGGTAACAGTGTGGAGGCTACATTTTAGTAGCAAAACTTGGGTGAAACAATATATGGTCACACAGAAGCATCTGTGGAAGCAGCCAGAGTTCACCGGTGCCAATCCCAATCTGCCAAGGGACATGACCCTAATGCACCCAATCATCAACACCGTGGAGGAGGATGTCATCTGCCTCATGCTGGGCAAATACAAACTGGGTAGCACTGGGATCATCATACCATACAAG